A single genomic interval of Mangifera indica cultivar Alphonso chromosome 5, CATAS_Mindica_2.1, whole genome shotgun sequence harbors:
- the LOC123217470 gene encoding omega-hydroxypalmitate O-feruloyl transferase-like codes for MEASQQENGGIISVRRLEPVFIQPEKQPSKGRHVLSNLDHAVVAIMKTIFIYNLDGKTSSEAACDVLKQALAKVLVHYYPLAGRLKQNSDGKLFVECIDTEGVPFVEATADFSIDDLGDITVPDTPKLEKFIYQVPGLENILETPLMTAQVTRFKYGGFALGLIINHCVSDGKSAMEFVCSWAETARGLPLSTPPVIDNSMFMSNKLSPQIKIPAEKFNIVEISDVSNLESQYQKENMVYKSFSFDPNKLAELKKKAMEGDGELKYCSSFTVLAALVWRARSQALKMEPHQKSKLLFTVDIRSKLNTPLPKGFFGNGVVTSECTCTASELSENPFSFAVKMVQNAINKVNEDYIQSYNDFFENIRITTEAPSLIGTLVITSWTRIAFNTADFGWGEATKFGSVVIPKEVCLFSPAKGKDKGGIILILGLPITAMNNFQESMNKV; via the exons ATGGAGGCATCACAGCAGGAAAACGGTGGTATCATATCTGTGAGAAGGTTGGAACCCGTCTTTATCCAACCTGAAAAACAGCCTTCTAAGGGAAGGCATGTGTTGTCCAATCTAGACCATGCTGTGGTAGCCATAATGAAAACCATTTTCATTTACAATCTAGACGGCAAGACAAGTAGTGAAGCGGCCTGTGATGTGCTCAAGCAAGCCTTGGCTAAAGTTTTAGTTCATTATTATCCACTTGCAGGCCGACTAAAACAAAATTCTGATGGAAAGCTTTTCGTTGAGTGCATTGACACCGAAGGAGTGCCATTTGTTGAAGCAACTGCTGATTTCAGCATCGACGACCTAGGTGACATCACAGTTCCTGATACTCCCAAGTTAGAGAAGTTTATTTATCAAGTCCCTGGGCTTGAAAATATACTAGAAACGCCTTTGATGACTGCACAG GTGACAAGGTTCAAGTATGGTGGGTTTGCTCTGGGGTTGATTATTAACCACTGCGTAAGCGATGGAAAATCAGCCATGGAGTTTGTATGTTCATGGGCAGAAACAGCAAGAGGCCTACCACTAAGCACCCCACCAGTTATTGATAACTCAATGTTTATGTCCAATAAACTATCTCCCCAGATCAAAATCCCCGCAGAGAAGTTCAATATAGTTGAAATAAGTGACGTTTCAAACCTGGAAAGCCAGTACCAAAAGGAGAACATGGTGTACAAATCATTCAGCTTTGATCCCAACAAGTTGGCAGAGCTAAAGAAAAAGGCAATGGAGGGGGATGGAGAGTTAAAATACTGCTCGAGCTTCACAGTACTCGCAGCTTTAGTGTGGCGTGCAAGAAGCCAGGCTCTGAAAATGGAACCCCATCAGAAAAGCAAGCTTTTATTCACTGTTGACATAAGATCCAAGCTCAATACACCATTGCCGAAAGGGTTTTTCGGCAACGGGGTAGTAACAAGTGAGTGTACTTGCACTGCAAGTGAACTAAGTGAAAACCCGTTTTCGTTTGCAGTAAAAATGGTGCAAAATGCTATTAACAAAGTTAACGAAGAttacatccaatcatataatgatttttttgaaaatataagaattaCAACAGAAGCGCCTTCTTTGATTGGGACGCTTGTGATCACTTCATGGACTAGAATTGCATTCAACACTGCAGATTTTGGATGGGGAGAGGCAACAAAGTTTGGTAGTGTAGTGATTCCGAAAGAAGTGTGTTTGTTTAGCCCTGCCAAAGGAAAAGACAAGGGGGGAATCATCCTGATTTTGGGTTTGCCAATTACTGCCATGAACAACTTCCAGGAATCAATGAACAAAGTTTGA
- the LOC123217426 gene encoding transcriptional regulator STERILE APETALA-like has translation MSSSSSSSSSSSGDGNGNGGGGGYQGARRGGDFEGPSSSRQRGIGEIWPEPFVEALAAHVAIDASRNIGRLAAATALTNVFRVCSTWRAVSRSDLLWRRLTRHIWGRTHLMHATWRDEYIYRHRTMNNFRTGGYTHTILHFDPSDVDSPDGLTCRCLTLSDLYLACGFADGTVRLFSLATRLHVSTFRPGHRDILGRFSRAVSGIIITDAQLVFATLDGDIHVANINDVANPPRRAHFGRVMEDGVLVDFTGCERYWVGLYAGLAGRAFHIWNGQTEELTFVGGDLTDQNTVMGWRMLAEFTEFVGRVRVTTQDSAVACTSSRVMVFDLRNQGVILSDQEYPRGVIVTSVDVNSEAYIVVDGRGLARVVRVDTLEEVRRFSARSGQRNVMGCMNLGYALMCVGGVVRVWELEEGEYLYRLRERIGEVNAFVGDDRHVAASSETNIHLWDFGAQ, from the exons atgtcatcttcttcttcttcttcatcatcttcttcaggAGATGGCAATGGcaatggtggtggtggaggttATCAGGGTGCAAGAAGAGGGGGTGATTTCGAAGGGCCTTCATCGTCTCGTCAACGTGGCATTGGTGAAATCTGGCCTGAGCCATTTGTGGAGGCTCTGGCAGCCCATGTGGCCATTGATGCTTCTCGCAATATTGGTCGTCTCGCAGCAGCTACTGCTCTTACCAATGTCTTTCGG GTATGTTCCACGTGGCGTGCTGTCTCTCGTTCTGATCTCCTATGGCGCCGCCTAACTCGACACATATGGGGCCGGACCCATCTCATGCATGCAACATGGAGAGATGAGTACATCTATCGTCATCGCACGATGAATAATTTTCGAACGGGTGGATATACCCACACTATTCTTCACTTCGACCCGTCTGACGTGGATAGCCCGGATGGACTGACGTGTCGTTGCCTCACGCTCTCTGACCTTTACTTGGCATGTGGGTTTGCTGATGGAACAGTTCGTCTGTTCTCGCTGGCTACTCGTCTCCACGTCAGCACCTTCCGGCCCGGCCATCGCGATATCTTAGGCCGGTTCTCGCGTGCTGTGTCAGGCATAATCATCACGGACGCCCAACTAGTATTCGCCACGCTGGATGGAGACATCCACGTGGCGAATATAAATGACGTGGCGAATCCGCCACGTAGGGCTCACTTTGGTAGGGTGATGGAAGACGGGGTGCTGGTAGACTTCACGGGCTGCGAAAGGTACTGGGTGGGGTTGTATGCAGGGCTAGCGGGACGGGCGTTCCACATCTGGAACGGTCAAACTGAAGAACTCACATTTGTTGGTGGCGATTTGACCGATCAAAACACAGTGATGGGTTGGAGAATGTTGGCTGAGTTCACTGAGTTCGTAGGACGAGTGAGAGTGACGACTCAGGATTCAGCTGTGGCATGCACGAGTTCACGTGTCATGGTTTTCGATTTAAGAAACCAAGGGGTGATATTGAGTGATCAAGAGTACCCGAGAGGGGTAATTGTCACCTCGGTTGACGTTAACAGTGAGGCGTATATTGTAGTGGATGGTCGTGGGTTAGCTAGAGTAGTCAGGGTAGACACGTTAGAGGAAGTGCGTAGGTTTAGCGCAAGGAGTGGTCAAAGAAACGTAATGGGTTGTATGAACTTAGGATACGCGCTAATGTGCGTAGGGGGTGTGGTAAGGGTATGGGAACTAGAGGAAGGAGAGTATTTGTACAGGCTTAGGGAGCGAATAGGAGAAGTGAACGCTTTTGTGGGAGATGATAGACACGTGGCAGCGTCAAGTGAGACGAATATACACTTGTGGGATTTCGGAGCTCAGTAG